From one Spiroplasma endosymbiont of Panorpa germanica genomic stretch:
- a CDS encoding alpha/beta hydrolase, which yields MKRKITTIDRVQRFINKLYWNLEKTASMRMKFSKKSEYPEVERMNRLMDVFYKNKDLKITDPENITKYKTMAIDDVEIELITYIPNPDSKKWIIASHWFGGHKFWSLYHALVLSKAGYNILAYDFRNHGNSGKAPATMGATEHRDFIAALGWLRKEYTDIECLGIMGTSMGAYVTEYNNIVNGDILRSVGLKFCIADVPYGSMESLFWKVKHQYIKTLTRKTTEKRINKLINKINLSANVDLRDCNLFRKLKYENYIPAAPTLFLHGKYDRLTPVADSYELYILSEAVVKGNQIYTFINSPHTQSTRVHFQTQTRLMLEFVHKYDPKGFDIEEILQSYSITEPIPDNYGV from the coding sequence ATGAAAAGAAAAATTACAACAATCGATCGTGTACAAAGGTTTATTAACAAACTATATTGAAATTTAGAAAAAACAGCAAGCATGAGAATGAAGTTTTCTAAAAAAAGTGAGTATCCAGAAGTTGAAAGAATGAATCGTCTGATGGATGTTTTTTATAAAAATAAGGATTTGAAAATAACTGATCCTGAAAATATCACAAAATACAAAACTATGGCAATTGATGATGTAGAAATAGAACTAATAACATATATACCAAATCCTGATTCAAAAAAATGAATTATTGCATCACATTGATTTGGGGGTCATAAATTTTGATCACTTTATCACGCCCTAGTATTATCCAAAGCGGGATATAATATTTTAGCCTACGATTTTAGAAATCATGGTAATAGTGGAAAAGCGCCAGCCACAATGGGAGCCACTGAACACCGAGATTTCATAGCCGCTTTAGGTTGACTTAGAAAAGAATATACCGATATTGAATGTCTTGGGATTATGGGAACCAGTATGGGAGCTTATGTGACTGAGTATAACAATATTGTTAATGGCGATATTCTAAGATCAGTGGGATTAAAATTTTGTATTGCTGATGTACCTTATGGTTCAATGGAAAGTTTGTTTTGAAAAGTAAAGCATCAATATATTAAAACTTTGACCAGAAAAACAACAGAAAAAAGAATTAATAAATTAATAAATAAAATTAATCTGTCAGCTAACGTTGATTTAAGAGATTGTAATTTATTTCGTAAATTAAAATATGAAAATTATATTCCTGCTGCACCAACTTTGTTTTTGCACGGAAAATATGACCGATTAACCCCGGTGGCAGATAGTTATGAACTTTATATTTTAAGTGAAGCTGTTGTCAAAGGAAATCAAATTTATACCTTTATTAATTCACCCCATACTCAATCAACTAGAGTACATTTTCAAACTCAAACTCGCTTAATGCTAGAGTTTGTTCACAAATATGATCCCAAAGGTTTTGATATTGAAGAAATTTTACAAAGTTATTCAATCACTGAACCTATACCAGATAACTACGGAGTTTAA
- a CDS encoding NifU family protein: MESTTKKIEDKINELKFFVQQDGGDMEFVAYKNRIVYIRLMGNCIGCGLIDVTFREGIEMILLEEFPNDVDGIDIIM, from the coding sequence ATGGAGTCAACTACTAAAAAAATTGAGGACAAAATTAACGAATTAAAGTTTTTCGTTCAACAAGATGGCGGTGATATGGAGTTTGTTGCCTATAAAAACAGAATAGTTTACATAAGACTAATGGGTAATTGTATTGGTTGCGGATTAATTGACGTGACATTTCGTGAGGGAATTGAAATGATTTTACTTGAAGAATTTCCAAACGATGTTGATGGCATCGATATTATAATGTAA
- a CDS encoding S1 RNA-binding domain-containing protein, whose translation MLNKGQIINAKITSIVNYGVFSEVHSEDGELIAKGLIHISELSDFFVRDINSFFAIGDVIEVQVLEYDAAKKQVKLSYKALHPELLKSSENKIQETGNGFSKLEDSIDDSMNND comes from the coding sequence GTGTTAAACAAAGGACAAATTATTAATGCTAAAATAACAAGCATTGTGAACTATGGAGTATTTTCAGAAGTTCATTCAGAAGATGGAGAATTAATCGCAAAAGGATTAATCCATATTAGTGAACTTTCGGACTTTTTCGTAAGAGACATAAACAGTTTTTTTGCAATTGGAGACGTAATTGAAGTACAAGTACTTGAATACGATGCAGCAAAAAAACAAGTGAAGCTTAGTTATAAAGCATTACACCCTGAACTGCTAAAGAGTTCAGAAAATAAAATCCAAGAAACTGGAAATGGTTTTTCTAAACTAGAAGACAGTATTGACGATTCGATGAATAACGACTAA
- the sufB gene encoding Fe-S cluster assembly protein SufB, with translation MKPLKQTKTIKEISKYKYGFNEGESSVFKTKMGINEEIIKEISRHKNEPKWMLDYRLESFANFSKMPQPGFGPDLNFINFQEYCYFNQATDKTVSDWSEIPDNIKNTFDRLGIPQAEKDFLMGINAQWDATPIYSKMLDEVKSQGVIFTDCDTALREHPELFRKYFGTLIKNDDNKYAALNGAVWSAGTFIYIPKGVKLEKPLQAYFRINYQAAGQFERTLIIVDDDASLHYIEGCTAPIYSKNNLHAANVELFVGKRSSLRYTTVQNWSDNVLNLVTKRSLVDEDGRMEWVDGNIGSKINMKYPSCILKGDRAQGDTISIAVAKNGVYQDAGGKMIHLGKETKSKIVSKSITFQGGTANYRGLVYIGPQATDSKARVECDTLILDNQSHSDTIPKNKVENNLSQIEHEATVSKVSEEQLFYLMSRGLTEMQALEIIVMGFIEPFTKELPLEYAVELNQLIRMDMEGSVG, from the coding sequence ATGAAACCATTAAAACAAACTAAAACTATCAAAGAAATCAGTAAGTATAAATATGGTTTTAATGAGGGTGAATCTTCAGTTTTCAAAACCAAAATGGGAATTAATGAAGAAATCATTAAAGAAATCTCACGACACAAAAACGAACCCAAATGAATGTTGGATTATCGTTTGGAAAGTTTTGCTAATTTTTCAAAAATGCCTCAACCAGGATTTGGTCCAGATCTTAACTTTATTAATTTTCAAGAATATTGTTATTTTAATCAAGCAACTGATAAAACAGTTTCGGATTGATCAGAAATTCCTGATAATATTAAGAACACTTTTGACCGATTAGGTATTCCTCAAGCAGAAAAAGATTTTCTTATGGGAATTAATGCGCAATGAGATGCCACCCCAATTTATTCGAAAATGTTAGATGAGGTGAAGTCACAAGGAGTAATTTTTACAGATTGTGATACTGCTTTGCGTGAACATCCTGAATTATTTAGAAAATATTTTGGAACCTTAATTAAAAATGATGATAATAAATACGCTGCGTTAAATGGAGCAGTTTGGTCAGCTGGAACCTTCATTTACATTCCTAAAGGTGTTAAGTTGGAGAAACCACTTCAAGCTTACTTTAGAATTAACTATCAAGCAGCAGGTCAATTTGAACGAACCTTGATAATTGTTGATGATGATGCAAGTTTACACTATATTGAAGGTTGTACAGCTCCAATTTATTCTAAAAACAATTTACATGCAGCTAATGTAGAGTTATTTGTAGGAAAAAGAAGTAGTTTAAGATATACAACAGTTCAAAACTGAAGTGATAACGTTTTAAACCTAGTTACTAAAAGAAGTTTAGTAGATGAAGATGGAAGAATGGAATGAGTTGATGGAAACATTGGTTCAAAAATTAATATGAAATATCCTTCTTGTATTTTAAAAGGCGATCGTGCTCAAGGTGATACAATTTCAATTGCGGTAGCCAAAAATGGAGTTTATCAAGATGCTGGGGGTAAAATGATTCATCTGGGAAAAGAGACTAAGTCTAAAATTGTTTCTAAATCAATAACATTCCAGGGGGGAACTGCTAACTATCGTGGATTAGTTTATATTGGTCCTCAAGCAACAGATTCAAAAGCTCGAGTTGAATGTGATACTCTAATTTTGGATAATCAATCTCACTCAGATACAATTCCTAAAAATAAAGTTGAAAATAATTTGTCTCAGATTGAACATGAAGCAACAGTTTCAAAAGTAAGTGAGGAGCAATTATTCTACTTAATGAGCCGAGGTCTTACAGAAATGCAAGCCTTAGAAATTATAGTAATGGGTTTCATTGAACCATTTACCAAAGAATTACCTTTGGAATATGCAGTGGAGTTAAACCAACTAATCAGAATGGATATGGAGGGTTCTGTGGGATAA
- a CDS encoding dUTP diphosphatase → MIGKKTLVDLAKRQKKLDNYIYEKKQIKFSNQISNKKMIAFFVELGEFINEERSFKFWSQKPASPRNVLLEEYIDGLHFILSIGLEIGFDFENFESDNLSKQETLEQEYLQLISFFSQYSLSKDSNNFTILMNSFFKIGSWFDFSEQELLDTYFRKNEINFKRQENQY, encoded by the coding sequence ATGATAGGAAAGAAAACTCTAGTTGACTTAGCTAAGCGTCAAAAAAAATTAGACAATTACATTTACGAAAAAAAGCAGATAAAATTTAGCAATCAAATTAGTAATAAGAAAATGATCGCCTTTTTTGTGGAATTAGGGGAATTTATTAATGAAGAAAGAAGCTTTAAGTTTTGATCTCAAAAACCAGCGAGTCCTAGAAATGTTTTACTAGAAGAGTATATCGATGGTTTGCACTTTATTTTAAGCATTGGTTTAGAAATCGGTTTTGATTTTGAAAACTTTGAATCCGATAATTTATCAAAACAAGAAACTTTAGAACAAGAGTATTTACAATTAATAAGTTTTTTTAGTCAGTACTCTTTATCAAAAGATAGCAACAATTTTACCATTCTTATGAACAGTTTTTTTAAGATTGGCTCTTGATTTGATTTTAGCGAACAAGAGCTCTTAGATACTTATTTCAGAAAAAATGAGATTAATTTTAAAAGACAAGAGAATCAATATTAG
- a CDS encoding 5-formyltetrahydrofolate cyclo-ligase, producing the protein MSDKVFLRKKIKNLISLKNDEELEAASKKISSKVIKYITDNGFKHVGIYNSLNDEVSTDFIVDFCFINTINVYMPKIQPNFKLDFFQVFKNEDWYENSDFKIKEPKVKEDNGVDLSAMEIIIVPLVGFDSYKNRLGRGKGYYDRVLAQFPNTHKKIGIGFSFQMEDNVLPIDENDIPLDVIFTEKFTL; encoded by the coding sequence ATGAGTGATAAAGTTTTTCTTAGAAAAAAAATTAAGAATTTAATTTCCTTAAAAAACGATGAAGAACTTGAAGCAGCTAGCAAAAAAATCTCAAGTAAAGTCATAAAATATATTACTGATAATGGTTTTAAACATGTTGGTATTTATAATTCTTTAAACGATGAAGTTTCCACTGATTTTATAGTGGATTTTTGCTTTATTAATACTATTAATGTTTATATGCCAAAAATTCAACCAAATTTTAAGCTAGATTTTTTTCAAGTTTTTAAAAATGAAGATTGATATGAAAATAGTGATTTTAAAATTAAAGAACCCAAGGTAAAAGAAGATAATGGGGTTGACCTATCTGCTATGGAAATTATAATTGTTCCTCTTGTTGGGTTTGACAGTTATAAAAATCGACTTGGAAGAGGTAAGGGTTATTATGATAGAGTTTTGGCTCAATTCCCAAATACTCACAAAAAAATTGGGATTGGTTTTAGCTTTCAAATGGAAGATAACGTTCTACCAATTGATGAAAACGACATCCCCTTAGACGTAATTTTTACTGAAAAATTTACATTATAA
- a CDS encoding NADP-dependent glyceraldehyde-3-phosphate dehydrogenase, whose product MEFKSVINGKKIDNNQWLEIINPTNFKIAGRVTALDAKSIESAFKSARNSQESWEETKLLDRIVILKNFRDLIETNIEKISEIMMLEIAKGLKDCRNEVLRTLELIDYTFEEAKRLNPLALTGEELGVENKIGVFSRVAKGVVLAISPFNYPVNLALAKIFPALVTGNTVVFKPATAGSLVGAFIGELSIEAKLPNGIFNVVTGRGREIGDLISTNKEIDFISFTGSVGIGNHLKQIASTKDMVLELGGKDPAIVLDDENLDFYANEIVNGAFGYSGQRCTAIKRVLTTDKVADQLVPIILRKVQALSMGEPKDDAFITPLIDEKSALFVKGLIDDAKGKKALILHGGALVKNRLQPTLVDNVDTTMRLAWEEPFGPVLPIIRLRSNDEIIKVANETDFGLQASVFGRDILAAIKVAKKLKCGTVNINGKSQRGPDSFPFSGIKDSGMGVQGVREALLSMTRYKGIVLNYN is encoded by the coding sequence ATGGAATTTAAATCAGTTATAAATGGTAAGAAAATCGATAATAATCAATGACTGGAAATAATTAACCCAACAAATTTTAAGATAGCAGGTCGTGTTACTGCGCTTGATGCTAAAAGCATTGAGTCAGCTTTTAAAAGCGCTAGAAATTCACAAGAGTCGTGGGAAGAAACTAAACTACTTGATAGAATCGTGATTTTGAAAAATTTTCGTGACCTAATCGAAACAAACATTGAAAAGATTTCTGAGATAATGATGTTAGAAATCGCTAAAGGTCTTAAAGATTGCCGTAATGAGGTATTAAGAACTCTAGAATTAATTGATTATACTTTTGAAGAAGCTAAAAGATTAAATCCTTTAGCCTTAACAGGAGAAGAACTTGGAGTAGAAAATAAAATTGGAGTTTTTTCAAGGGTTGCTAAGGGAGTTGTTTTAGCAATTTCTCCATTCAACTATCCAGTAAATTTAGCTTTGGCTAAAATTTTCCCAGCACTAGTGACTGGAAATACGGTTGTTTTTAAACCAGCAACTGCAGGTAGTTTGGTTGGAGCCTTCATTGGAGAACTAAGTATTGAGGCTAAATTACCGAATGGAATTTTTAATGTTGTTACTGGAAGAGGTAGAGAAATCGGTGACTTAATATCTACAAATAAGGAAATTGATTTCATCTCTTTCACCGGCAGTGTTGGAATTGGAAATCATTTAAAACAAATCGCTAGCACCAAAGATATGGTTTTAGAACTAGGGGGAAAAGATCCGGCGATTGTTCTAGACGATGAGAATCTTGATTTCTATGCCAATGAAATTGTAAATGGAGCTTTTGGTTATTCAGGACAAAGATGTACGGCAATTAAAAGAGTTTTGACAACAGATAAAGTGGCTGATCAATTAGTACCGATTATTCTAAGAAAAGTACAAGCATTAAGCATGGGTGAACCCAAAGATGATGCTTTTATTACACCGCTAATTGATGAAAAATCAGCACTATTTGTTAAGGGATTAATTGATGACGCTAAAGGGAAAAAAGCTTTGATCTTACATGGGGGCGCTCTAGTTAAAAATCGCTTGCAACCAACATTGGTAGACAATGTGGATACAACAATGAGACTTGCTTGAGAAGAACCTTTTGGTCCAGTTTTGCCAATTATTCGCTTACGAAGCAATGATGAAATAATTAAAGTTGCCAATGAGACTGATTTTGGACTTCAAGCTTCAGTATTTGGTAGAGATATTTTAGCAGCCATTAAAGTTGCTAAAAAATTAAAATGTGGTACTGTCAATATTAATGGAAAATCACAAAGAGGACCAGACAGTTTTCCATTCTCAGGAATTAAAGATTCAGGAATGGGTGTCCAAGGTGTTAGAGAAGCACTTTTAAGTATGACTAGATATAAGGGGATTGTACTAAACTACAATTAA
- a CDS encoding RNA methyltransferase, translating to MTSPIITSMTNAYVKKVIELKSTKVIKEKKLFIVEGEHLVLEAMKNHQLKEVVVVQKASNLVLENIKQTLVTVEVMKKISDLKTPAHIIGVCEIKESQVDFKDNILILENIQDPGNMGSLIRCAAAFNFKTIIASEDCVSFFNSKTIRATQGNLFAINLVSQDSIEAIRQALDHDFEIIGTDLKKPSVDFDEIKTPKLKALLLGNEGTGLSTKATSLITRNFLININPEVESLNVSIAGAIIMNLINQ from the coding sequence ATGACTAGTCCGATAATTACTAGCATGACAAATGCTTATGTTAAAAAAGTGATTGAATTAAAGTCAACAAAAGTTATTAAAGAAAAGAAATTATTTATTGTTGAAGGAGAACACTTGGTGCTTGAAGCTATGAAAAATCACCAATTAAAAGAAGTTGTGGTTGTCCAAAAAGCTAGTAACCTTGTTTTGGAAAATATCAAACAAACCTTGGTAACTGTTGAGGTTATGAAGAAGATCAGTGACCTCAAAACTCCAGCTCATATAATTGGGGTTTGTGAAATAAAAGAATCACAAGTGGATTTTAAGGACAACATTTTGATATTAGAAAATATTCAAGATCCAGGAAATATGGGCAGTTTAATTCGTTGCGCCGCGGCTTTTAATTTTAAAACCATTATAGCCTCTGAGGATTGTGTGAGCTTTTTCAATTCAAAGACAATTCGTGCAACTCAGGGAAATCTATTTGCAATCAATTTGGTTAGTCAAGATTCAATCGAAGCGATTAGACAAGCTTTAGATCATGATTTTGAAATCATTGGAACGGATTTGAAAAAACCCTCTGTTGATTTTGATGAAATTAAAACCCCAAAACTAAAGGCTTTACTTCTTGGTAACGAAGGCACTGGTCTCAGTACAAAGGCAACAAGCTTGATTACTAGAAACTTTTTAATTAATATAAATCCCGAAGTGGAATCTTTGAACGTTTCAATTGCTGGTGCCATCATTATGAATTTAATAAATCAATAG
- the nrdG gene encoding anaerobic ribonucleoside-triphosphate reductase activating protein — protein MKILKIFKETISDGPGWRYSIYVSGCLHACKGCHNLRSWSFKVGRDFDLDYQNQIITDLKANPLLNGVTFSGGDPMFSAVEVLDLIKVIKKETDLNIWLYTGFTIEEIYNSRNENPETKARFEILSHIDTLVDGRWVKELYDPELSYRGSSNQRLIDTKEWLKKH, from the coding sequence ATGAAGATTCTTAAGATATTTAAAGAGACAATTAGTGATGGACCCGGTTGAAGATATTCAATTTATGTTTCGGGATGTTTGCACGCTTGTAAAGGCTGTCACAACTTGAGAAGTTGAAGCTTTAAGGTAGGACGAGATTTTGACCTAGATTATCAAAACCAAATAATTACAGACCTAAAAGCCAATCCCTTGTTAAATGGGGTAACTTTTTCGGGAGGAGATCCTATGTTTTCCGCAGTTGAAGTATTGGATTTAATTAAGGTCATCAAAAAAGAAACTGACTTAAATATTTGACTTTACACAGGTTTCACAATTGAAGAAATTTATAACAGTAGAAATGAAAACCCAGAAACAAAGGCTCGCTTTGAGATTTTATCTCATATCGACACTTTGGTTGATGGTCGCTGAGTAAAGGAACTATATGATCCAGAATTAAGCTATCGAGGAAGCAGTAATCAACGCTTAATCGATACTAAAGAATGATTGAAAAAACATTAA
- a CDS encoding anaerobic ribonucleoside triphosphate reductase — translation MKETLISKSIKNHNEIKSIIGVQNNDLKNENANMNGDTPSGQMMKFASITSKNYALDNVVNPKFAKLHKEGKIHIHDLDYFITKSATCVQYDLQALFENGFRTRNGLIRTPQSIGVYAELAAIVFQTAQNEMHGGQAIPAFDYFMAPGVNKSFIKILAKTINNFLILKSEDHNLDEKNVKKIIESQGTNFDNLASQSKSLVLELLKNKINLTEAEFDKIMTISKREIEQETRQAMEGFIYNLNTQHSRGGNQVVFSSINLGTDVSNSGRLVTFMLLEALNQGLGNGETSIFPIVIFKVKEEINYSEVDIQKAFAMSQEQWVEVEKWQVPNFDLFLKAIDTTSKRLFPNFMFLDTPFNYHELWKANDPNSWKYEAATMGCRTRTFENVNGDKTPVGRGNISFTSINLPFLALDYLQEIKALKDNEIKYDILDKIKLQKDFLEIVKNYSHIVAEQLWERYNYQITAQAKQFPFLMGNNILKGGIKLQPDQNVESVFTQGTLTIGFVGLAEALKALTNFHHGESPESQEFGLEIIRTINQVANEWKQAKKLNFGVIGTPAESVAGRMAKITAKQFGIINEITSREYFTNSNHVPVYYNIKALDKIKIESKYHPITLGGSISYIELDGEARKNLHAVLGVIKAMKDNEINYGSLNHPIDRCKKCNYSSLIKLACPQCNSLEISRTRRITGYLVGDLDGWNSGKQAEERERVKHNLENEDS, via the coding sequence ATGAAAGAAACTTTAATTAGCAAAAGTATCAAAAATCATAACGAGATCAAATCAATTATTGGGGTTCAAAATAATGATTTGAAAAACGAGAATGCCAATATGAATGGAGATACCCCTAGTGGGCAAATGATGAAGTTTGCCTCAATCACTAGTAAAAATTACGCCTTGGATAATGTTGTTAACCCAAAATTTGCTAAATTACATAAAGAAGGTAAAATCCATATCCATGACCTGGACTACTTTATTACAAAATCAGCAACTTGTGTGCAATATGATTTACAGGCTTTATTTGAAAATGGTTTTAGAACTAGAAACGGTTTAATTAGAACACCACAATCAATTGGAGTTTATGCAGAATTAGCAGCGATTGTATTTCAAACAGCTCAAAATGAAATGCACGGTGGTCAAGCAATTCCAGCATTTGATTACTTTATGGCTCCAGGGGTTAATAAAAGTTTTATTAAAATCCTAGCTAAAACAATTAATAACTTTTTAATTTTAAAATCTGAAGATCATAATTTAGATGAAAAAAACGTCAAGAAAATAATAGAATCTCAAGGAACTAATTTTGATAATTTAGCTAGTCAAAGCAAAAGTTTAGTTTTAGAACTGCTAAAAAATAAGATTAATTTAACAGAAGCTGAATTCGATAAAATAATGACAATTAGTAAAAGAGAGATTGAACAAGAAACCCGCCAAGCAATGGAAGGATTTATTTATAATTTAAATACCCAACATTCTCGTGGTGGAAATCAAGTGGTTTTTTCATCAATTAATTTAGGAACAGATGTAAGTAATTCTGGACGTCTAGTAACCTTTATGCTATTAGAAGCTTTAAACCAGGGTTTAGGAAATGGGGAAACATCAATTTTTCCTATCGTAATTTTCAAGGTTAAAGAAGAAATTAATTACAGTGAAGTTGATATTCAAAAAGCTTTTGCTATGAGTCAAGAGCAATGAGTTGAAGTTGAAAAATGACAAGTGCCCAATTTTGATTTATTCTTAAAAGCTATTGATACAACTTCAAAAAGATTATTTCCAAACTTCATGTTTTTAGATACTCCATTTAATTATCACGAACTTTGAAAAGCCAATGATCCAAATTCTTGAAAATATGAAGCAGCCACAATGGGTTGTCGTACTAGAACATTTGAAAACGTTAACGGAGATAAAACTCCAGTTGGTCGAGGGAATATTTCTTTCACATCAATTAACTTGCCATTTTTAGCTTTGGATTATTTGCAAGAAATTAAGGCATTAAAAGATAATGAAATCAAATACGATATTTTAGACAAAATTAAGTTGCAAAAAGATTTTTTAGAAATAGTTAAAAACTACTCACATATTGTTGCTGAACAACTATGGGAAAGATATAATTATCAAATAACAGCTCAGGCAAAACAATTTCCTTTCCTAATGGGGAATAACATTTTAAAAGGGGGTATTAAATTACAACCCGATCAAAATGTGGAAAGCGTCTTTACTCAGGGCACTTTAACAATTGGTTTTGTGGGATTAGCTGAAGCTTTAAAGGCGTTAACCAATTTCCATCATGGAGAATCACCAGAATCACAAGAATTTGGTTTAGAAATTATTAGAACAATTAATCAAGTCGCTAACGAATGAAAACAAGCTAAGAAATTGAATTTTGGAGTAATTGGTACTCCCGCAGAATCTGTGGCTGGAAGAATGGCTAAAATCACTGCTAAACAGTTTGGGATTATCAATGAAATCACAAGTCGTGAGTATTTTACAAATTCAAACCACGTTCCAGTTTACTACAATATCAAAGCTTTGGATAAAATAAAAATAGAATCTAAATATCACCCAATCACTTTAGGGGGAAGTATTAGTTATATTGAACTTGATGGAGAAGCTAGAAAAAATCTACACGCAGTGCTTGGGGTTATCAAAGCGATGAAAGATAATGAAATCAATTATGGAAGTTTGAATCATCCAATTGATCGTTGTAAAAAATGCAACTATAGTTCGTTGATTAAATTAGCATGTCCACAATGTAATAGTTTAGAAATTTCACGAACTCGTAGAATTACTGGTTATTTGGTCGGTGACTTAGATGGTTGAAATAGTGGTAAACAAGCTGAAGAGCGCGAAAGGGTTAAACATAATTTAGAAAATGAAGATTCTTAA
- a CDS encoding glucose-6-phosphate isomerase has product MIKLNLKNSKLENIEKIIDIKLIKETSKKIFEKSGQGSDFLGWLDLPEKFDKIEYKKMQEVAKKLREKIEVLIVVGIGGSYLGARAADEMIRGLYPKGGCELIYVGNTISSSYTKQVLDYVENKKFGIVNISKSGTTTEPGIAFRVFENLLIKKEGTKSASELIVAVTDKSRGALKTMADAKGYQTFVIPDDIGGRFSVLTPVGIFPLLVAGVDTDAILDGAKKAMNDTKADDLTNTAYQYAAARYILHTKKGYKVETLVSYELQMQMFTEWWKQLFGESEGKDGKGLLPTSVVFSTDLHSLGQFIQEGTKGLLFETILKIKNPLLNLAIPADKDNLDGLNYLQKKSFHEVNNIALQGVVEAHANEGEIPNIILEIDEMNANAFGYLSYWFMKACAMSAYLLDVNPFNQPGVEVYKKNMFKLLGKE; this is encoded by the coding sequence ATGATAAAATTAAATTTAAAAAATTCAAAACTAGAAAATATTGAAAAAATAATTGACATTAAATTAATTAAAGAAACAAGTAAGAAAATTTTTGAGAAAAGCGGACAGGGTTCTGATTTTCTAGGTTGATTAGATCTACCTGAGAAATTTGACAAAATAGAGTATAAAAAAATGCAAGAAGTTGCAAAAAAACTTAGAGAAAAAATTGAAGTTCTGATTGTAGTTGGAATCGGAGGTAGTTATCTTGGTGCAAGAGCTGCTGATGAGATGATTCGTGGTTTATATCCAAAAGGTGGATGTGAATTGATCTACGTTGGAAACACAATATCTTCAAGTTATACTAAACAGGTTTTAGACTATGTAGAAAACAAGAAATTTGGGATTGTTAATATCTCAAAATCTGGTACTACAACAGAACCCGGAATCGCTTTTAGAGTGTTTGAAAATCTTTTAATTAAAAAAGAAGGAACCAAATCTGCTAGTGAACTTATAGTTGCAGTAACTGATAAAAGTCGTGGTGCATTAAAAACCATGGCTGATGCTAAGGGATATCAAACTTTTGTTATACCTGATGATATTGGTGGAAGATTTAGTGTTCTTACACCAGTTGGTATATTCCCGCTTTTAGTAGCTGGAGTTGATACTGACGCGATATTGGACGGTGCTAAAAAAGCGATGAATGATACCAAAGCTGATGATTTAACAAATACTGCATACCAGTATGCTGCAGCAAGATACATTTTGCATACAAAAAAAGGTTACAAAGTTGAAACACTAGTTTCATATGAACTGCAAATGCAAATGTTTACTGAGTGATGAAAACAACTATTTGGAGAATCAGAGGGAAAAGATGGCAAAGGATTATTACCTACAAGTGTTGTCTTTTCAACTGATTTACATTCTTTGGGGCAATTCATTCAAGAAGGAACCAAAGGACTACTCTTTGAAACAATTTTAAAAATTAAAAATCCTCTTTTAAATTTAGCTATTCCAGCGGACAAAGATAACCTGGATGGATTAAATTACCTACAAAAAAAATCATTCCATGAAGTTAACAACATCGCCTTACAAGGTGTTGTTGAAGCCCATGCAAATGAAGGTGAAATTCCAAATATCATTTTAGAGATAGACGAAATGAACGCTAATGCTTTCGGGTATTTATCATACTGATTTATGAAGGCTTGTGCAATGAGCGCTTATTTATTGGATGTAAATCCATTTAATCAGCCTGGTGTTGAAGTCTATAAAAAAAATATGTTTAAACTACTAGGAAAAGAATAA